The nucleotide window GCCATCACGCATGACGAGAGCGGCATGTTTACCGGCCTGACGAATCCGCTGCCGGTAGCCCGCTATCACTCGCTGGTAGGCAGCAACGTGCCGGAAGAGCTGACGATAAATGCCACCTTCAACGGCATGGTCATGGCGGTTCGCCATGACAAAGATCGGGTCTGCGGATTCCAGTTCCACCCGGAATCGATCCTGACCACCCAGGGCGCACGCCTTCTGGAACAAACCCTCGCCTGGGCGCTGGCATAATAAAAAGGAGCATGCGATGAACGCTATTCTGGAAAAACTTTACCAGGCGAAAACCCTGACACAGGCGGAGAGCCACCAGCTTTTTTCTGCCATTATTACCGGTCAGCTTGAACCCACACAGCTGGCCGCCGCGCTGATCGCCATGAAGGTTCGCGGTGAGCGCCCTGAAGAGATCGCTGGCGCCGCCACCGCTCTGCTGGAAGATGCCAAACCCTTCCCGCGTCCCGATTACGCCTTTGCCGATATCGTGGGCACCGGCGGTGATGGCAGCAACAGCATCAATATTTCCACAGCCAGCGCCTTTGTGGCCGCTGCCTGCGGGCTGAAAGTGGCGAAGCATGGCAACCGCAGCGTTTCCAGCAAGTCCGGCTCCTCCGATCTGCTGGCGGCGTTTGGCATCAGCCTGGATCTGCCGGCTGAAATGGCGCGCCAGGCGCTGGATGAGCTGAACGTCTGCTTCCTGTTTGCCCCGCAGTATCACACCGGCTTCCGCCACGCCATGCCGGTACGTCAGCAGTTGAAAACCCGCACGCTGTTTAACGTGCTGGGTCCGCTGATCAACCCTGCCCGCCCGCCGCTGGCGGTGATTGGCGTCTACAGCCCTGAGCTGGTTCTGCCCATTGCGCAGACGCTGAAGGTGCTGGGCTATAAGCGCGCGGCAGTTGTTCATGGCGGCGGTATGGATGAGGTAGCTCTGCACAGCGCGACCCACGTTGCCGAACTGCGCGAAGGCGAAATCACCAGCTATCAGCTGACGCCGGAAGATTTTGGCCTCGACTTCCATCCACAGGAAGCGCTGGCAGGCGGCACGCCAGAAGAAAACCGTGACATTCTGACGCGATTACTCCAGGGTAAGGGCGAGCGCGCGCACGAAGAGGCCGTTGCCGCTAACGTCGCCCTGCTGTTGAAGATTTTTGGTCATGAAGATTTACGTGAGAACGCTCAGCACGCCCTGCGCACCATCCGCAGTGGCCAGGCCTATGAACGCGTTGTTGCGCTTGCAGCAAGAGGATAATCATGCAGGAAACCGTACTGAACAAAATTGTGCAGGATAAAGCGGTCTGGCTGGCAGCGCGCCAGCAGCAGCAGCCGCTCTCCTCGTTTCAGAATGAGGTGCAGCCCTCCACCCGCAGCTTCTACCATGCGTTACAGGGTGCGAGAACCGTCTTTATTCTGGAGTGCAAGAAAGCCTCTCCGTCAAAAGGGGTGATCCGCGAAGATTTCGATCCTGCTGCTATCGCCGGGATCTACAGACACTACGCTTCTGCGGTATCCGTGCTGACCGATGAGAAATATTTTCAGGGAAGCTTCGATTTTCTCCCTGTGGTCAGCGCCGCCATTACCCAACCGGTGCTGTGCAAAGATTTTATGATTGACCCGTATCAGGTTTACCTGGCGCGTTACTATCAGGCAGATGCGATTCTGCTGATGCTCTCGGTGTTGAATGATGAGCAGTATCGCCAGCTGGCGGCGGTCGCCCACAGCCTGAATATGGGCGTGCTGACGGAAGTGATTAGCGATGAAGAGCTCGAACGCGCTACCGCGTTGGGAGCCAAAGTCATTGGTATCAATAACCGCGACTTACGCGATCTGTCGATCGATCTTGACCGCACACGCCGCCTCGCACCCAAAGTCGCGCATGGTGTGACAGTTATCAGCGAATCGGGCATCAACAGCTATGCGCAGGTGCGTGAGCTAAGCCGCTTTGCTAACGGCTTCCTGATTGGCTCCGCGCTGATGTCTGAGGAGGATCTCTCTGCCGCCGTACGGCGCGTGATGCTGGGCGATAATAAAGTCTGTGGCCTGACACGGGCTGAAGATGCCCGTGCCGCCCATGAAGCTGGCGCTATTTATGGCGGTCTGATCTTCGCTAAAGGCTCTCCCCGCCAGCTTGATGAGGAGAAAGCCCGTCTGGTCATGAGCGGTGCGCCACTGAAGTACGCTGGCGTGTTCCGCAATAACGCTATCGGTGACATTGTCACTATCGTTGCGGCCCTGAATCTGCGGGCGGTGCAGCTGCACGGTGACGAAGATCAGGCGTTTGTTACCGCTCTGCGGGCAGAACTCCCTGAGCAGGTACAAATCTGGAAAGCGTTCAGCATTAAAGAGTCCCTTCCCGCCCGCGACTGGCAGCATGTCGATCGTTACGTTTTCGATAATGGCAACGGCGGCAGCGGCAAACGGTTTGACTGGTCACTGCTTCGTGGAGAGTCACTGGAGAACGTATTGCTGGCCGGTGGCCTCGGCGCAGATAACTGCGTGGAAGCGGCACAGCTTGGCTGTGCCGGACTGGATTTCAATTCCGGCGTGGAGAGCGCGCCCGGGATCAAAGATGCCTTAAAGATTGCCTCAGTGTTTCACACGCTGAAGGCGTACTGACCGTCGGGGCTGCTCCGGCAGCCCCTGTAGCGAAAAGAGAAGCGACATGACCTTATTGAATCCCTACTTTGGTGAATTTGGTGGCATGTATGTGCCACAGATCCTGATGCCCGCGCTGCGCCAGCTGGAAGAAGCCTTTGTCAGCGCCCAGCGCGATGCGGACTTTCAGGCAGAATTCACCGATCTGCTGAAAAACTACGCAGGGCGCCCTACTGCGCTGACGCTGTGTAAAAATCTTACCGCGGGCACCAAAACCCGCCTCTATCTGAAGCGTGAAGATTTGCTGCACGGCGGCGCGCATAAAACCAACCAGGTATTAGGCCAGGCATTGCTGGCTAAGCGCATGGGCAAAAACGAGATCATCGCTGAGACAGGAGCCGGTCAGCATGGTGTGGCTTCTGCGCTGGCCAGCGC belongs to Erwinia pyri and includes:
- the trpCF gene encoding bifunctional indole-3-glycerol-phosphate synthase TrpC/phosphoribosylanthranilate isomerase TrpF, with protein sequence MQETVLNKIVQDKAVWLAARQQQQPLSSFQNEVQPSTRSFYHALQGARTVFILECKKASPSKGVIREDFDPAAIAGIYRHYASAVSVLTDEKYFQGSFDFLPVVSAAITQPVLCKDFMIDPYQVYLARYYQADAILLMLSVLNDEQYRQLAAVAHSLNMGVLTEVISDEELERATALGAKVIGINNRDLRDLSIDLDRTRRLAPKVAHGVTVISESGINSYAQVRELSRFANGFLIGSALMSEEDLSAAVRRVMLGDNKVCGLTRAEDARAAHEAGAIYGGLIFAKGSPRQLDEEKARLVMSGAPLKYAGVFRNNAIGDIVTIVAALNLRAVQLHGDEDQAFVTALRAELPEQVQIWKAFSIKESLPARDWQHVDRYVFDNGNGGSGKRFDWSLLRGESLENVLLAGGLGADNCVEAAQLGCAGLDFNSGVESAPGIKDALKIASVFHTLKAY